A portion of the Homo sapiens chromosome 16, GRCh38.p14 Primary Assembly genome contains these proteins:
- the UNKL gene encoding putative E3 ubiquitin-protein ligase UNKL isoform 6 (isoform 6 is encoded by transcript variant 9), with translation MTPPQQPPPLRSEPGTLGSAASSYSPLGLNGVPGSIWDFVSGSFSPSPSPILSAGPPSSSSASPNGAELARVRRQLDEAKRKIRQWEESWQQVKQVCDAWQREAQEAKERARVADSDRQLALQKKEEVEAQVKQLQEELEGLGVASTLPGLRGCGDIGTIPLPKLHSLQSQLRLDLEAVDGDLPAPRQAVCGLPGAGPRCCPAALSAPHPL, from the exons ATGACGCCTCCCCAGCAGCCGCCACCCCTGCGTTCAGAGCCGGGCACACTGGGCTCTGCAGCCTCATCCTACAGCCCCCTAG GTTTGAACGGTGTCCCCGGGAGCATCTGGGACTTTGTTTCCGGCAgcttctcccccagcccctcccccatcctGAGTGCCGGCCCCCCATCCTCTTCGAGTGCAAGTCCAAACGGAGCTGAGCTGGCCCGGGTCAGGCGGCAGCTGGACGAGGCCAAGAGGAAGATCCGGCAGTGGGAGGAGTCCTGGCAGCAGGTGAAGCAG GTCTGCGATGCCTGGCAGCGAGAGGCGCAGGAGGCCAAGGAGCGTGCCCGTGTGGCCGATAGCGACCGGCAGCTGGCGCTGcagaagaaggaggaggtggaggcaCAGGTGAAGCAGCTGCAGGAGGAGCTGGAGGGCCTGGGCGTAGCCTCCACACTGCCGGGGCTGCGGGGCTGTGGGGACATCGGCACCATTCCCCTGCCGAAGCTGCACTCGCTGCAGAGTCAGCTGCGCCTGGACCTGGAGGCGGTGGACG GTGATCTTCCAGCTCCGCGCCAAGCAGTGTGTGGCCTGCCGGGAGCGGGCCCACGGTGCTGTCCTGCGGCCCTGTCAGCACCACATCCTCTGTGA
- the UNKL gene encoding putative E3 ubiquitin-protein ligase UNKL isoform X8, with amino-acid sequence MTPPQQPPPLRSEPGTLGSAASSYSPLGLNGVPGSIWDFVSGSFSPSPSPILSAGPPSSSSASPNGAELARVRRQLDEAKRKIRQWEESWQQVKQVCDAWQREAQEAKERARVADSDRQLALQKKEEVEAQVKQLQEELEGLGVASTLPGLRGCGDIGTIPLPKLHSLQSQLRLDLEAVDGVIFQLRAKQCVACRERAHGAVLRPCQHHILCEPCAATAPECPYCKGQPLQW; translated from the exons ATGACGCCTCCCCAGCAGCCGCCACCCCTGCGTTCAGAGCCGGGCACACTGGGCTCTGCAGCCTCATCCTACAGCCCCCTAG GTTTGAACGGTGTCCCCGGGAGCATCTGGGACTTTGTTTCCGGCAgcttctcccccagcccctcccccatcctGAGTGCCGGCCCCCCATCCTCTTCGAGTGCAAGTCCAAACGGAGCTGAGCTGGCCCGGGTCAGGCGGCAGCTGGACGAGGCCAAGAGGAAGATCCGGCAGTGGGAGGAGTCCTGGCAGCAGGTGAAGCAG GTCTGCGATGCCTGGCAGCGAGAGGCGCAGGAGGCCAAGGAGCGTGCCCGTGTGGCCGATAGCGACCGGCAGCTGGCGCTGcagaagaaggaggaggtggaggcaCAGGTGAAGCAGCTGCAGGAGGAGCTGGAGGGCCTGGGCGTAGCCTCCACACTGCCGGGGCTGCGGGGCTGTGGGGACATCGGCACCATTCCCCTGCCGAAGCTGCACTCGCTGCAGAGTCAGCTGCGCCTGGACCTGGAGGCGGTGGACGGC GTGATCTTCCAGCTCCGCGCCAAGCAGTGTGTGGCCTGCCGGGAGCGGGCCCACGGTGCTGTCCTGCGGCCCTGTCAGCACCACATCCTCTGTGAGCCGTGTGCGGCCACCGCACCTGAGTGCCCCTACTGCAAGGGCCAGCCCCTGCAGTGGTGA
- the UNKL gene encoding putative E3 ubiquitin-protein ligase UNKL isoform X9, whose amino-acid sequence MTPPQQPPPLRSEPGTLGSAASSYSPLGLNGVPGSIWDFVSGSFSPSPSPILSAGPPSSSSASPNGAELARVRRQLDEAKRKIRQWEESWQQVKQVCDAWQREAQEAKERARVADSDRQLALQKKEEVEAQVIFQLRAKQCVACRERAHGAVLRPCQHHILCEPCAATAPECPYCKGQPLQW is encoded by the exons ATGACGCCTCCCCAGCAGCCGCCACCCCTGCGTTCAGAGCCGGGCACACTGGGCTCTGCAGCCTCATCCTACAGCCCCCTAG GTTTGAACGGTGTCCCCGGGAGCATCTGGGACTTTGTTTCCGGCAgcttctcccccagcccctcccccatcctGAGTGCCGGCCCCCCATCCTCTTCGAGTGCAAGTCCAAACGGAGCTGAGCTGGCCCGGGTCAGGCGGCAGCTGGACGAGGCCAAGAGGAAGATCCGGCAGTGGGAGGAGTCCTGGCAGCAGGTGAAGCAG GTCTGCGATGCCTGGCAGCGAGAGGCGCAGGAGGCCAAGGAGCGTGCCCGTGTGGCCGATAGCGACCGGCAGCTGGCGCTGcagaagaaggaggaggtggaggcaCAG GTGATCTTCCAGCTCCGCGCCAAGCAGTGTGTGGCCTGCCGGGAGCGGGCCCACGGTGCTGTCCTGCGGCCCTGTCAGCACCACATCCTCTGTGAGCCGTGTGCGGCCACCGCACCTGAGTGCCCCTACTGCAAGGGCCAGCCCCTGCAGTGGTGA
- the GNPTG gene encoding N-acetylglucosamine-1-phosphotransferase subunit gamma precursor, translating into MAAGLARLLLLLGLSAGGPAPAGAAKMKVVEEPNAFGVNNPFLPQASRLQAKRDPSPVSGPVHLFRLSGKCFSLVESTYKYEFCPFHNVTQHEQTFRWNAYSGILGIWHEWEIANNTFTGMWMRDGDACRSRSRQSKVELACGKSNRLAHVSEPSTCVYALTFETPLVCHPHALLVYPTLPEALQRQWDQVEQDLADELITPQGHEKLLRTLFEDAGYLKTPEENEPTQLEGGPDSLGFETLENCRKAHKELSKEIKRLKGLLTQHGIPYTRPTETSNLEHLGHETPRAKSPEQLRGDPGLRGSL; encoded by the exons ATGGCGGCGGGGCTGGCGCGGCTCCTGTTGCTCCTCGGGCTCTCGGCCGGCG GGCCCGCGCCGGCAGGTGCAGCGAAGATGAAGGTGGTGGAGGAGCCCAACGCGTTTGG GGTGAACAACCCGTTCTTGCCTCAGGCCAGTCGCCTCCAGGCCAAGAGGGATCCTTCACCCGTGTCTG GACCCGTGCATCTCTTCCGACTCTCGGGCAAGTGCTTCAGCCTGGTGGAGTCCAC GTACAAGTATGAGTTCTGCCCGTTCCACAACGTGACCCAGCACGAGCAGACCTTCCGCTGGAACGCCTACAGTGGGATCCTCGG CATCTGGCACGAGTGGGAGATCGCCAACAACACCTTCACGGGCATGTGGATGAGGGACGGTGACGCCTGCCGTTCCCGGAGCCGGCAGAGCAAG GTGGAGCTGGCGTGTGGAAAAAGCAACCGGCTGGCCCATGTGTCCGAGCCGAGCACCTGCGTCTACGCGCTGACGTTCGAGACCCCCCTCGTCTGCCACCCCCACGCCTTGCTAG TGTACCCAACCCTGCCAGAGGCCCTGCAGCGGCAGTGGGACCAGGTAGAGCAGGACCTGGCCGATGAGCTGATCACCCCCCAG GGCCATGAGAAGTTGCTGAGGACACTTTTTGAGGATGCTGGCTACTTAAAGACCCCAGAAGAAAATGAACCCACCCAGCTGGAGGGAGGTCCTGACAGCTTGGGGTTTGAGACCCTGGAAAACTGCAGGAAG GctcataaagaactctcaaaggAGATCAAAAGGCTGAAAGGTTTGCTCACCCAGCACGGCATCCCCTACACGAGGCCCACAG AAACTTCCAACTTGGAGCACTTGGGCCACGAGACGCCCAGAGCCAAGTCTCCAGAGCAGCTGCGGGGTGACCCAGGACTGCGTGGGAGTTTGTGA
- the UNKL gene encoding putative E3 ubiquitin-protein ligase UNKL isoform 5 (isoform 5 is encoded by transcript variant 5): MTCCSQVPPRRRPSLALSPRLDCNGLNGVPGSIWDFVSGSFSPSPSPILSAGPPSSSSASPNGAELARVRRQLDEAKRKIRQWEESWQQVKQVCDAWQREAQEAKERARVADSDRQLALQKKEEVEAQVKQLQEELEGLGVASTLPGLRGCGDIGTIPLPKLHSLQSQLRLDLEAVDGVIFQLRAKQCVACRERAHGAVLRPCQHHILCEPCAATAPECPYCKGQPLQW; encoded by the exons ATGACCTGCTGCTCACAGGTTCCCCCACGCCgcagaccgagtctcgctctgtcgcccaggttggactgcaatg GTTTGAACGGTGTCCCCGGGAGCATCTGGGACTTTGTTTCCGGCAgcttctcccccagcccctcccccatcctGAGTGCCGGCCCCCCATCCTCTTCGAGTGCAAGTCCAAACGGAGCTGAGCTGGCCCGGGTCAGGCGGCAGCTGGACGAGGCCAAGAGGAAGATCCGGCAGTGGGAGGAGTCCTGGCAGCAGGTGAAGCAG GTCTGCGATGCCTGGCAGCGAGAGGCGCAGGAGGCCAAGGAGCGTGCCCGTGTGGCCGATAGCGACCGGCAGCTGGCGCTGcagaagaaggaggaggtggaggcaCAGGTGAAGCAGCTGCAGGAGGAGCTGGAGGGCCTGGGCGTAGCCTCCACACTGCCGGGGCTGCGGGGCTGTGGGGACATCGGCACCATTCCCCTGCCGAAGCTGCACTCGCTGCAGAGTCAGCTGCGCCTGGACCTGGAGGCGGTGGACGGC GTGATCTTCCAGCTCCGCGCCAAGCAGTGTGTGGCCTGCCGGGAGCGGGCCCACGGTGCTGTCCTGCGGCCCTGTCAGCACCACATCCTCTGTGAGCCGTGTGCGGCCACCGCACCTGAGTGCCCCTACTGCAAGGGCCAGCCCCTGCAGTGGTGA